The Triticum dicoccoides isolate Atlit2015 ecotype Zavitan chromosome 6A, WEW_v2.0, whole genome shotgun sequence genome has a window encoding:
- the LOC119314924 gene encoding uncharacterized protein LOC119314924, translated as MAIPAAEAPALDFGSTSTANDSAAHLGASVTAGGGATAAASGVGPPESVVRPFSPDTRRSDEGGAQPAAEKALSDVEFSGGILHHVQLGRWRCGCRTRPWRGAARRLARLDSVLTPQCASIRKHHHPSCWKRRTRGPQAPDERAAAVDRMPALEAAIQRFADRGTEVVVNLALDTI; from the exons ATGGCGATTCCAGCTGCGGAGGCGCCGGCGCTCGACTTTGG ATCGACGTCGACTGCCAACGATTCAGCAGCGCACTTGGGGGCTTCCGTTACGGCCGGTGGCGGCGCCACGGCGGCCGCGTCAGGAGTAGGCCCGCCGGAATCAGTCGTCCGCCCGTTCTCTCCTGATACGCGCCGGTCGGATGAGGGTGGGGCACAGCCGGCGGCGGAGAAGGCTTTGTCTGATGTTGAGTTCTCCGGGGGGATCCTGCACCACGTTCAGCTCGGGCGGTGGCGATGTGGCTGTCGGACGCGCCCATGGCGCGGCGCCGCCCGTCGTCTCGCACGGCTCGATTCAGTTCTTACCCCACAGTGCGCAAGCATCCGCAAACACCACCATCCGAGTTGCTGGAAGCGCAG GACAAGAGGGCCGCAAGCACCAGATGAGCGGGCGGCGGCGGTTGATCGTATGCCGGCACTTGAAGCTGCCATACAAAGGTTCGCTGACAGGGGGACTGAGGTAGTTGTCAACCTGGCGCTTGACACAATTTAG
- the LOC119318857 gene encoding uncharacterized protein LOC119318857, which yields MDTGNSSSSGDLTSTTAPPPPPVLPSSGLLTPLASAPLTTPSAAMTTLPLAPPPTLPVAAPSSSSAIPSIHNLNNIGSLITFKLDVQSGSYSKWRELWRCILTMYSVASHVDHYSNPDQQTPAWRHTDLTLLLLLYSTITDALYEVVRGEDNTAYRVWSQLRDFFLANQPAQAVHLSAEFRALTQGDLRVTEYCGRLKALADALANVDEPVKDRTLTLQLLRGLSRRYQVIATVLPMQTPFPTFNQARSRLLLEELTQDAWDRSDGSSALSIGLGGGGSSSSGDRGSSGDRGPSSTDRGKAPMERGGSSGSGGGHPDRGRGRGRGRGRGRGPPGGRGHATPPAGAGQTPWLGYFAPWGAPFLPPARAPWVPPNAAGVLGPRPTAPHQAYPLMYAGPSAPPSHPPSWDPAALYSALNQMTLRQPGATDWYLDTGASAHVTGNAGPSNADPPNEAQ from the exons ATGGACACCGGCAACTCCTCTTCCTCCGGCGATCTCACCAGCACCactgctcctccgccgccgccggttcTCCCCTCCTCTGGGCTCCTCACCCCTTTAGCTTCCGCTCCGCTCACAACCCCTTCCGCCGCCATGACTACGCTGCCTCTTGCACCACCACCCACCCTTCCCGTCGCGGCTCCCTCATCTTCCTCCGCCATCCCCTCCATCCACAACCTCAATAACATCGGCAGCCTCATCACCTTCAAGCTGGATGTCCAATCCGGCAGCTACTCCAAGTGGCGCGAACTCTGGCGCTGCATCCTCACCATGTACTCCGTCGCCAGCCACGTCGACCACTACTCCAACCCCGACCAGCAGACACCGGCATGGCGCCACACAGACCTGACCCTCCTTCTGCTCCTCTACTCCACCATCACCGACGCCCTGTACGAGGTCGTTCGCGGCGAGGACAACACCGCCTATCGCGTCTGGAGCCAACTCCGTGACTTCTTCCTCGCCAACCAGCCCGCCCAAGCCGTGCATCTCAGCGCCGAATTCCGTGCGCTCACCCAAGGCGATCTGCGGGTCACGGAATATTGCGGGCGGCTCAAGGCGCTGGCGGACGCCCTGGCGAACGTCGACGAGCCCGTTAAGGACAGGACCCTGACGCTGCAACTCTTGCGTGGACTCTCCCGCCGATACCAGGTGATCGCCACCGTACTTCCGATGCAAACCCCGTTCCCTACCTTCAATCAGGCCCGTTCGCGGCTTCTTCTTGAGGAGCTCACTCAGGACGCCTGGGACCGCTCCGACGGTTCCTCCGCCCTCTCCATCGGCCTTGGCGGTGGCggttcctcctcctctggcgaccGCGGGTCCTCCGGCGACCGCGGCCCCTCCAGCACCGACCGCGGCAAGGCCCCCATGGAGCGCGGGGGCAGCAGTGGATCGGGCGGTGGGCATCCCGACCGCGGACGTGGgcgtggccgtggccgtggccgcggCCGTGGTCCCCCTGGCGGTCGTGGGCACGCCACACCTCCAGCCGGCGCCGGCCAAACTCCTTGGCTGGGGTACTTCGCCCCGTGGGGGGCACCCTTCCTGCCGCCGGCTCGCGCGCCGTGGGTTCCTCCCAACGCCGCGGGCGTACTCGGCCCTCGTCCCACCGCTCCGCACCAGGCGTACCCCCTGATGTACGCTGGGCCGTCCGCGCCTCCGTCGCATCCGCCGTCGTGGGATCCAGCCGCGCTCTACTCCGCCCTCAACCAGATGACCCTCCGGCAGCCCGGCGCCACTGACTGGTACCTCGACACCGGGGCCTCCGCACATGTCACCGGTAACGCAG GACCTAGCAACGCGGACCCCCCTAATGAGGCGCAATAG